In Oncorhynchus mykiss isolate Arlee chromosome 1, USDA_OmykA_1.1, whole genome shotgun sequence, the following proteins share a genomic window:
- the prph2b gene encoding peripherin-2b, whose protein sequence is MVLMKVKFDLPKRVKLAQGLWLMYWLAVMTGILVFSLGLFFKIELRKRSEMMDNNESHFVPNLLILVGLAACGVNVFGGKVCHDSLDALKFAKWKPMVKGYLMGCFAFNILLFFTALLCFCMQFQLYFSLAEGLKNGIKYYKDTDTPGRCFMKRTLDMTQIEFRCCGNNNYRDWFEVQWISNRYLDFSNDEVKDRVLSNVEGKFLMESVPFSCCNPGSPRPCIQHQLTNNSAHYDYDHHTEELNIWTRGCRESLVAYYGGMMNSIGGLMLLYIILEAGVMVGLQYLTTSLETMADPENPESESEGWLLEKSVKETVADVIAKIKGLVGAGNHVGEVEEGVATVS, encoded by the exons ATGGTGTTGATGAAGGTAAAGTTTGACTTGCCGAAGCGGGTGAAGCTTGCCCAGGGCCTGTGGCTCATGTACTGGCTAGCCGTGATGACCGGCATTCTGGTCTTCAGTCTGGGGCTGTTCTTTAAGATCGAGCTCCGAAAGAGGAGTGAGATGATGGACAACAACGAGAGCCACTTTGTGCCCAACCTGTTGATTCTAGTTGGCCTGGCTGCTTGCGGGGTAAACGTTTTTGGCGGCAAAGTGTGCCACGACTCTCTGGATGCTTTGAAGTTCGCCAAGTGGAAGCCCATGGTCAAGGGCTACCTGATGGGCTGCTTCGCTTTCAACATCCTCCTGTTCTTCACAGCTCTGCTGTGCTTCTGCATGCAGTTCCAGTTGTACTTTTCCCTGGCTGAGGGTCTGAAGAATGGGATCAAATACTACAAGGATACGGACACACCTGGGCGCTGCTTCATGAAGAGGACGCTGGACATGACCCAGATCGAGTTCCGCTGCTGTGGCAACAACAACTATAGGGATTGGTTTGAGGTCCAGTGGATCAGCAACCGCTATCTGGACTTCAGCAACGATGAAGTCAAAGA CCGTGTCCTGAGCAACGTGGAGGGGAAGTTCCTGATGGAGAGTGTGCCGTTCAGCTGCTGCAACCCCGGCTCCCCCAGACCCTGCATCCAGCACCAACTGACCAACAACTCAGCCCACTATGACTACGACCACCACACCGAGGAGCTCAACATCTGGACCCGGGGCTGCCGCGAGTCCCTGGTCGCCTACTACGGAGGCATGATGAACAGCATCGGGGGCCTGATGCTACTGTACATCATACTGGAG GCAGGAGTGATGGTGGGCTTACAGTACCTGACCACTTCTCTGGAGACTATGGCCGACCCAGAGAACCCGGAGAGTGAGAGCGAGGGCTGGCTCCTGGAGAAGAGTGTGAAGGAGACGGTGGCAGACGTCATAGCCAAGATCAAGGGCCTGGTCGGTGCAGGGAACCATGTGGGGGAGGTTGAGGAGGGGGTGGCCACTGTGAGTTGA